The following are encoded in a window of Gammaproteobacteria bacterium genomic DNA:
- a CDS encoding ATP-binding protein, which produces MSMETNLAGRLRNTSLPASHGLMPLFEAVANSIHATEDVGLSPSGAHIKVYIIREPQISLNLVKGVRKRGPEAGGDVIGFKIIDNGIGFTDANVASFRTLDSDYKASKGGRGVGRLLWLKAFRKAAIDSVFVDGENNLMRRSFSFSAPSGVQDEALSKINNEERATCVHLDGFEKKYRDASPKTSIPIANSLFEHCLWYFVRSGGAPKILVIDGDVAVDLDSIYEEHMVSSAETEAVSLKGVEFELTHIKLRATSNKQHMAAYCAANRVVQEENLRGRIPGLFGVLSDDQGTFTYQCFVNSSFLDENVRSERTGFDLDEKPLEMFADTDIALEDLRSLVNLRAASHLSGYLETNKQRGKDRIDGFVSSQAPRYRPILSRIPDDQLNIDPDITDKELDIVLHKHLSEFERQILADGHELMRPGNDEIKDDYSERLQEYLARVEDIKKSDLANYVSHRKVVIDLLQKAIERNADGRYVREDRIHQLIMPMRIDTNDVASIEANLWLIDERLAFHDYLASDKTLNSLPITGSTETKEPDMCCLQVFDNPILVTEKSQSPFASLTVIEIKRPMRNDASEGEEKDPVEQALGYLRRIRDGKVTTAKGRPIR; this is translated from the coding sequence ATGAGTATGGAGACAAACTTGGCTGGTAGATTGCGCAACACATCGTTGCCTGCTAGTCACGGATTGATGCCGCTCTTCGAGGCAGTAGCAAATTCTATTCATGCAACGGAAGATGTTGGTCTATCACCAAGTGGTGCTCATATTAAGGTTTATATTATTAGAGAGCCACAGATCTCGCTAAATCTGGTTAAAGGTGTTCGAAAAAGAGGCCCAGAGGCTGGTGGGGATGTTATCGGATTCAAGATCATCGATAATGGAATAGGTTTCACTGACGCAAATGTTGCGTCGTTTCGGACGTTGGATTCAGACTATAAAGCAAGCAAAGGCGGCCGTGGAGTCGGCAGACTGCTTTGGCTTAAGGCCTTTAGGAAGGCAGCCATCGACAGTGTGTTTGTCGACGGTGAGAATAATCTGATGAGAAGGTCATTTTCGTTTTCCGCGCCATCTGGTGTCCAGGATGAAGCATTATCGAAGATCAATAATGAGGAAAGAGCTACATGCGTGCACTTAGATGGATTTGAAAAGAAGTATCGTGATGCCTCGCCGAAGACCTCGATACCTATTGCAAATAGTCTATTCGAGCATTGTCTGTGGTATTTCGTGAGGAGTGGCGGCGCACCGAAGATATTAGTTATTGATGGCGATGTAGCAGTTGATTTGGATTCCATCTACGAAGAGCATATGGTCTCCTCTGCGGAAACTGAGGCGGTGTCACTAAAGGGGGTCGAATTCGAACTCACTCATATCAAATTGCGCGCGACCTCAAACAAACAACATATGGCCGCTTACTGCGCCGCTAACCGTGTTGTTCAAGAGGAAAATTTGAGAGGGCGGATTCCTGGATTATTCGGAGTGCTGTCGGATGATCAAGGCACTTTTACATATCAATGCTTCGTTAATTCCTCATTCCTTGATGAAAATGTTCGTTCAGAACGAACAGGTTTTGATCTTGATGAAAAGCCTTTGGAAATGTTCGCGGATACTGACATTGCACTTGAAGATTTACGGTCTTTAGTGAACTTGCGTGCGGCAAGCCATTTATCAGGGTACCTGGAGACCAACAAGCAGCGCGGAAAGGATCGGATAGACGGTTTTGTTTCAAGTCAGGCGCCAAGGTACCGCCCTATCTTGTCTCGAATACCTGATGATCAATTGAATATTGACCCGGATATCACAGATAAGGAACTTGATATTGTCCTGCACAAGCACCTGTCGGAGTTTGAGCGCCAGATCCTCGCTGACGGGCATGAACTTATGCGGCCTGGAAATGATGAGATCAAGGATGACTACTCTGAGCGATTACAAGAATATCTAGCGCGGGTTGAAGATATCAAAAAATCCGATCTGGCAAATTATGTATCGCATAGGAAGGTGGTTATTGATCTTCTCCAGAAAGCGATTGAGCGAAATGCTGATGGTAGATATGTTCGCGAAGATCGGATTCACCAGCTCATTATGCCAATGCGTATAGACACCAATGATGTGGCCTCGATAGAGGCAAATCTTTGGCTTATTGACGAGCGACTTGCGTTCCATGATTACTTGGCATCTGACAAGACATTAAATTCATTACCAATTACGGGATCAACTGAAACAAAAGAGCCCGACATGTGTTGTCTTCAGGTTTTTGACAACCCAATTCTTGTTACAGAAAAAAGCCAATCACCTTTTGCATCATTGACAGTCATCGAAATAAAAAGACCAATGCGGAACGATGCAAGCGAGGGGGAGGAAAAAGATCCTGTCGAGCAAGCGCTCGGATATCTGAGGCGTATTCGCGACGGAAAGGTTACGACGGCAAAAGGCCGACCCATTAGGTAA
- a CDS encoding restriction endonuclease subunit S: protein MSWPMRPVNELCELAVDCVNKTAPIVEYETEYKMIRTTNVKNGFIDLDEVRYVTEEVFQKWTRRSKPQYGDVILTREAPVGEVGRFTSDDDKVFLGQRLFHYRPNTEKLDWNFLAYVLQSPPVQGRYKGMGFGATVDHVRVGDAERLPIPCPPLDVQKKIGGILSAYDDLIENNRRRIQLLEQSARLLYKEWFVHLRFPGHEHVKIKDGVPEGWEKKMLGDLCKEIRESVSPDTLEPDTPYIGLEHIPRRSISLSEWGTVEQVTSSKHRFRENEILFGKIRPYFHKVGVAFTDGAASSDAIVIRPLKDVLLPLVLMTVSSDGFVAVTAQAMKEGSKMPRADWKQMQQYSVPLPPDSLLKMFNSLIEPIASQLKVLSFNNRKLTKARDLLLPRLMNGEVSV from the coding sequence ATGAGCTGGCCTATGCGCCCTGTAAATGAGTTGTGCGAACTGGCTGTCGATTGCGTGAATAAAACTGCGCCAATAGTTGAGTATGAAACCGAGTATAAAATGATACGCACAACCAACGTGAAGAACGGCTTCATTGATCTGGATGAAGTACGTTATGTTACGGAGGAGGTTTTTCAGAAGTGGACTAGACGCTCTAAACCACAGTACGGGGACGTAATACTGACCCGTGAAGCGCCAGTTGGTGAGGTTGGTCGGTTTACTTCCGATGATGACAAGGTCTTCTTAGGTCAACGCCTGTTTCATTACCGACCTAATACTGAAAAGCTCGACTGGAACTTTTTGGCATATGTACTCCAATCACCTCCTGTTCAAGGACGATACAAAGGCATGGGATTTGGCGCGACAGTTGACCATGTCAGAGTAGGTGATGCTGAACGGCTACCAATTCCATGCCCTCCACTAGATGTGCAGAAAAAAATCGGAGGCATCCTCTCCGCCTACGACGACCTGATCGAAAACAACCGCCGCCGAATCCAGTTGCTGGAACAGTCCGCCCGACTGCTCTACAAGGAATGGTTCGTCCACCTCCGATTCCCCGGCCACGAGCACGTCAAAATCAAAGACGGCGTGCCGGAGGGGTGGGAGAAGAAAATGCTCGGTGACTTATGTAAAGAGATCAGAGAGTCAGTATCGCCAGATACTCTCGAACCGGATACGCCGTACATCGGGCTCGAACACATACCGCGACGCTCGATTTCCCTAAGCGAGTGGGGTACGGTTGAGCAGGTCACAAGTAGCAAGCATCGGTTCCGTGAAAACGAAATATTGTTCGGAAAGATTCGTCCGTACTTTCATAAAGTAGGAGTCGCATTCACCGATGGGGCAGCCTCGTCAGACGCTATCGTTATCCGCCCATTAAAGGATGTGTTATTGCCACTCGTCTTGATGACAGTGTCAAGTGATGGCTTTGTTGCCGTGACAGCGCAGGCAATGAAAGAAGGCTCAAAAATGCCACGGGCTGATTGGAAGCAAATGCAACAGTATAGTGTTCCACTGCCGCCAGACAGCCTATTAAAAATGTTCAATAGCCTCATTGAGCCAATAGCCAGCCAACTTAAAGTGCTTAGCTTTAACAATCGGAAACTAACAAAGGCCCGCGACCTGCTACTGCCGCGACTTATGAATGGGGAGGTGTCGGTATGA